A stretch of Lathyrus oleraceus cultivar Zhongwan6 chromosome 6, CAAS_Psat_ZW6_1.0, whole genome shotgun sequence DNA encodes these proteins:
- the LOC127092455 gene encoding protein PSK SIMULATOR 1 yields MVAEPWIVKMGNQVSSNLKHALLLETLTKKKQSQKRLENKETIGILSFEVANVMSKTVHLHKSLSESEISKLKNEILNTEGVRNLVSSDEGYLLELALAEKLEELNRVASVVSRLGKKCCEPALQGFEHVYGDIVGGVIDVKELGFLVKHMEGMVRKMDRYVNVTMNLYSEMEVLSELEQGVKKFQNNQHVESKKAFEQKLIWQKQDVRHLKDVSLWNQTFDKVVELLARTVCTIYARISLIFGETALRKNSFGSPVMQNECGFVSGNLNVQMNSGRLKRNTSKRNGSIANVSAVERRGTSTSKPRYEMRRGEFASLGPEDFGFPCGTSPGRLFMECLSLSSSVGKFDDTDDGYVINHEDQYSHVSSSHSGVIANHSMKREHLFHSGVLSHVQSSVSFTGELRQAKSGVQSCSTFSPKSRLAFYAPPTTLGGSALALHYANVIIVIEKLLRYPHLVGEEARDDLYQMLPTSVRLSLKSKLKSYAKDLAIYDAPLAHDWKENLDGILRWLAPLAHNMMRWQSERNFEQHQIVSRTNVLLLQTLYFADREKTEESICDLLVGLNYICRYEQQQNALLDCASSFDFEDCMEWQLQCGASFLN; encoded by the coding sequence ATGGTTGCAGAACCTTGGATTGTAAAGATGGGTAACCAAGTAAGTTCAAATCTCAAACATGCTCTTCTTCTTGAAACTTTAACAAAGAAAAAACAAAGTCAAAAAAGGTTAGAAAACAAAGAAACTATAGGGATTCTTTCTTTTGAAGTAGCAAATGTGATGTCAAAAACCGTGCACCTTCACAAATCACTTTCAGAGTCTGAgatctcaaagcttaaaaatgagATCTTGAACACTGAGGGTGTTAGGAATTTGGTTTCATCTGATGAGGGTTATCTTCTTGAGCTTGCTTTAGCAGAGAAGCTTGAAGAGTTGAACCGTGTTGCTAGTGTTGTTTCTAGGTTAGGGAAGAAGTGTTGTGAGCCAGCTTTACAAGGGTTTGAGCATGTTTATGGTGACATTGTTGGTGGTGTTATAGATGTGAAGGAATTGGGGTTTTTAGTTAAGCATATGGAGGGAATGGTGAGGAAAATGGATAGGTATGTTAATGTTACTATGAATTTGTATAGTGAAATGGAGGTTTTGAGTGAGTTGGAACAAGGTGTTAAGAAGTTTCAGAATAATCAGCATGTGGAGAGTAAGAAAGCTTTTGAGCAGAAACTTATATGGCAGAAGCAAGATGTGAGACATCTTAAGGATGTTTCTCTTTGGAATCAAACTTTCGATAAGGTTGTTGAGTTGTTGGCTAGGACGGTTTGTACTATTTACGCTAGAATTTCTTTGATCTTCGGCGAAACCGCTTTGAGGAAGAATAGTTTTGGATCACCGGTTATGCAGAATGAATGTGGGTTTGTTTCGGGTAATCTTAACGTTCAGATGAATTCCGGGAGGTTGAAACGCAACACGAGCAAGAGAAACGGTTCGATTGCAAATGTGTCTGCGGTTGAGAGAAGGGGAACGTCTACTAGTAAGCCGCGGTATGAAATGAGGAGAGGCGAGTTTGCGTCTCTTGGGCCCGAAGATTTTGGTTTTCCGTGTGGAACAAGTCCGGGGAGACTTTTTATGGAGTGTCTAAGTTTGAGTAGCTCGGTTGGAAAATTCGATGATACCGATGATGGTTATGTTATCAATCATGAGGATCAATACAGTCATGTATCGAGTAGTCACAGCGGTGTAATTGCGAATCATAGCATGAAAAGGGAGCATTTGTTCCATTCGGGTGTTCTAAGTCATGTTCAAAGCAGCGTTTCGTTCACCGGAGAATTACGACAAGCTAAATCCGGTGTACAAAGTTGCTCAACATTTAGTCCGAAAAGTAGGTTAGCTTTTTACGCTCCTCCTACGACTCTCGGAGGCTCGGCTCTTGCATTACACTACGCCAATGTCATAATTGTCATAGAGAAGCTTCTTCGCTACCCACATTTAGTCGGCGAGGAAGCCAGGGATGATTTATACCAGATGCTACCAACAAGCGTACGGCTATCTCTTAAGTCGAAACTGAAGTCATACGCCAAAGATTTGGCGATATACGACGCGCCTCTTGCGCATGACTGGAAGGAGAATCTCGATGGGATACTTCGGTGGCTTGCACCTCTCGCGCATAACATGATGAGATGGCAGAGCGAGCGGAACTTCGAGCAGCATCAGATTGTTAGCCGGACAAACGTTCTGTTACTTCAGACGTTATATTTCGCCGACCGTGAAAAGACCGAGGAATCGATCTGCGACCTTCTTGTCGGGTTGAACTATATATGCCGTTACGAACAACAGCAAAATGCATTGTTGGATTGTGCAAGCAGTTTTGATTTTGAAGATTGTATGGAATGGCAATTGCAATGTGGAGCTTCTTTTCTCAATTGA